GGTCATGTTTCCCGGCTTGTAAGACGGTGGTGGGACAGGGAGTTTAGCACCCGGAGCAGCAGAAGTTGGTGGCATGTAGATGTTGCCTGCTGAAGGTTGATGAGGGAACCCGCTGTGGCTGAGCAGCTGGTGCGCGTGCTGGGGTGGCATATACAGCTGTGAATAGTAAGGATTGTACGGTATGTAATTCGCAGGATATGTTTGGCGGAGGTAAGGATATATCTGTGGTTGCGATACGGCAGCAATAGAGCCCTGAGGAATTCCTCTTGGTTGAGTCATAGTTGGAGTTGAAGATGTTGATAGAACCACTGAGTTTCCTCCCTAGATAAATATCAACAACGAAGAATAATGGCGAAAGTTCAAAATAAGCAACTCTGATGAGTATAATGATAATCTAAAATGGCAACATAGCATGCCTGTGTTTCAAGTTGGACAGCAGGAGGTACGAGTTTCAGACCGTAGTCTGATGTAGCAGGTGGGTTGTGAGATCCTCCTACCGGTTGCAGAATTTCCTCTTTTGACTGGCCATATCTCAGCGACACCGCATTTTCTTGTGATGGTTTTATGTCTACGAGCACATGGGGTGGGGCAGGGGGGCGATCAAGATAGTTGCTGCATCCAGATACCGAGGAAGAAGACTGAGGTCTGCACCCAATGATGACTATAAATGTCATTTGCTATTTAACCTCAGTCTGCTGTtgacatataaatatatagtgcTTGCAAATTAAAGCAAGGAGACTGTAAAGCTCTACTTGTAAAggagaaaaatgttttctaGCTTACATTACTGAAGGTTCCTTGGAAACCTCAATATCGATGCCATTTGATGCATCCGTAGGACTGGAGCCGTTGCTCTCTTGTAGAGAAGACTCCAGACTTCCAAACATGATAGAGTTTTTAAAAGCCTCAGGGACATATAGATTATTTGGGAAAATCACAGAATGTCTAGCCGAATGTAGCTTAGCATCAACTTCAGAAGTAGTTATGTCCGGACTAGGATCCTCCACAGTAGAAAGAGAATGAAGATTAGTTTCTGATGAAACCACCTCAGCTTCAGACATCCCTGGGACATCGTTCGGAAGAATATATCAATAATAAACAGAAAGCAAATTATCCGATGCTGACACAGCTCTACTAGACCATGTTTACCACATAAAGATGCGGAAAAATACCTTTAGAAGGAGTGTTATCCGGTTGAACTAAGCAAGTTTCTTGATGACCCTTGGCATCAGCAGCAGTGGGGCGAGTAGTTGAAGACGGAAGTCTTGTAGATTCAGACTGACTACTTCCAACTCCCTCGTATTCTACAGGTTGCGTCTCACTGGTCATGCCGACAGATCCTTGGCTAAATGTCGCATTGTGAACACCGCTCATTTTGCTGTCTTCCAGGAGACTAGCACTGATTTCAGAAGCATTGCGCGGATTACCCGTCTCACGCTGAATTATACCAACAGAGGCAGGGTTCCGTGGATTGAGAGACGGCACTAAGACAGGATCAGTTGCAGAAGAGTACAATCCAACACTGTTCCCAACTTGATTACATTTCGGCTTCAAATTCCCACCTGGAGTTCTTGCAGTGGAGGCAATGGTAGGTGTCGAAGTAGGAGTAGGGCCGGGATCTATATTTGCAATATGCTTCACTGAAATAGCCCGCAGAGATTGCAATCTTTTCGACGTACCATCACAAACACTTTTAGTTTCTTTAGCAGCACCTTTGATATTCTGCTCAGCTATTTGCGAGTTCCATTCATGGATCGGGCTTCCATTGTACGCAGCACTTGTGTAACTAAATAACGATTCCACAAACCGGTAGTTAGCCCGTAGAAATAAATCAGAATAGCTGAGATAAGAACTTTTAcctatttctttctttctgcTCAACTGCCACAAAAGATTTAGAATCTCTCCCCATACTAACATTTGGTCGTCTCCCAGTCCTACCTACAACATCTCAAGAGTTTTAATATAGGCAATGGAATAATACTTTTCTCACAAACAAGGATTAATAGGAAGACATAGACACCACTTTCCATCTCCAAACCACAAATTTTATATCCCACACTAAGCATCAGAGCAGTGAAAATTTGACTGTCCCttataaaaagaatacaaTATCCATCTTGTTAAAGAGAAAATGGAAACCATTTATTTAGAATTTCTAAGAATTTCTAACAAAGCCATTTAGGGACAGACACAAGTAGGTAGTTTCCCATCctatattaaaaagaaaattgtgagGAATGACATCAAAATCATTTAAGCGGGCAGTGAGCTATCGATGTTTAGGCAACTCGGAAGGTATACCAGCAGAAGAGTAACGGTTTCCACCGCCCCTACTCCCTCGCCGCTGAGTCACctggaaagaaaataaaatcagtagtaaatccatatatttttaaaaaaataaaaggcaGACAAGTGAAGAAAGTGTAGAAATGGAACATGCCCAATGAACTCAAATACCACTTTCCTCCGGTCACGTTTCCTCTTAACCTCATGAAATGTATCTGCAGAAAAGAAACAGTAAGCAATGCAGTCTACTCTAAACAAATTGAGTTCATATCAAATTCTTATTAAACAAGCTTGTTTTATAGCTAGATGCTGTATTAGCTTCTCAATTCCACATTTAgacaataaaattacaaaaccgatttaaatatccaaaattttaaactttgaTCAATCTCTCAGATCAGGTGATAATCgacaaaattgattaaatattagtataaaaaaataacatgcatgggattatatataaattaatataccaAGATAGAGGAGTTTCTGAGCGGTTTCATTTGGATCCATGTTGCATTCTTTGAGCATGGCGTGGATGTCTTCATCGCTGTGTTGGCCGGCAATCTCCTTGATATCCTCAATCGTCCTTCGCAGACTCTCCGATACCGAAACCCTAGAAAACTCGCTCATCCTCTTTCGCTTCTTAGTTAGTATTCACCAAttgatttgaaatatatattactccagCATGCACGCCTGATGGATCAAGTGAGATTGTGCTCgtgcaattattttattttatttatttatttgatattatagagaaaactagcaaattgaattttgattttttatgaattttgtaaaattaaaatttttaataatatttttaatatattaaaatcaaactaaatatataaattaaaacaaacaatattAAACAAGAATGATGAGGAGCTCACATAAAGTAATTAAGTAGCGTATATGCATCATTCATCACGATATATAGAAAATGCAAAAGACAAAATGGTGAAATTTAAATGAGAACAAAAAAAGtttgtataattgatattcatggtttaatttaatttaaggtTTATTATCATAAACAATGTTACTGTGTTATcttattatgtaattattatttaatttatttaatgatttattatttagttgttagaatttgatatatttttcataatagttagttaagatttgatttttttttcctaattcattggagattttttttatcatatatattataaaatataagattttttttattattaaaaataatgaattaaataaaatatttatcactNNNNNNNNNNNNNNNNNNNNNNNNNNNNNNNNNNNNNNNNNNNNNNNNNNNNNNNNNNNNNNNNNNNNNNNNNNNNNNNNNNNNNNNNNNNNNNNNNNNNCTCTCTTAGTTATTGAGAAAGGATATGCGTGCAGCGTGCGTGGTAGCTACTTACGGAGGAGAGCCAAATTGCGACTGCATATTGCAAGAACCTAAACTATTAGTTTTCCGTCTATTTAAATGTCAATTCAGCCACTAGATTTTTCCGTGTTAACTTCTTTACTTAGTGAAAAAAGCggtccatttttttttttttatatttaagtttATAAATATACCACAACGCTTCAAAAAGTGTCTTTATTGTTAGTGttccaaataaaattagatgatCCAAATGAAAGTGTccttaaaaaggaaaatactaagttaatttgtcattaatttaagaacacttttatctcataaattgttgttatttttaaaaattttcaaacgcAAGTAATTGCATCTCGATTTTTGCATCCTCgaaaaagtactccatttgtccATAAAAGATgcttcacttttctttttagtttgtcctataaaagatatcacatttccatttttcagaaaaagttatctctcacattaatataaaaattatactccctctgtcccatgttacttgcactTTTACTTTTAGGCTCGCACAAATTCcttacactatttatagttttagttataattaatgcatttaattaatatgttagatTAAGTTAAGAGGTCCTTTATTAAGTGATTTCTCgttacacttaaaattctaatttactTATACTTAAAAATCAATCCCAAATTTACGGTCTAAAATGAAAGTGCGAGTAATAtagaacggagagagtattttctttttccacttATCACACATAATAAAATCCCCTAAATCCATCTAATCCATCTATTCATGGAAGGACTTGGCTCTGATCTCTGTAACTTGTTTGTGACTCATATATCTATGTCTTCATTACCATCCTTTTCTGATCTTCTCGACAATGCTGAAGCTTGGGACATGTTTCAACATAAGAggatataaaaacaaaattttaaagaacGTGACAAGAATTTCATTTACCCTGTTGTTTCTACACTTTGATCCTAAAACTACCACTTTGGTCCAATGCTTGCTCGAAGGTGGATCTAATCTTTGGTGTTTTGGGATGGTCAACCGATTGCAGACGGCTGAGCTCATCTAAGAATTGACAGTTTCTAGAATGTTAAATATGTCGGTTTGGTTCACTCAGCTATTAATATTTGGGGAGTAGGTTTTTCTATTAAGAGAAA
The nucleotide sequence above comes from Salvia hispanica cultivar TCC Black 2014 chromosome 5, UniMelb_Shisp_WGS_1.0, whole genome shotgun sequence. Encoded proteins:
- the LOC125186727 gene encoding GBF-interacting protein 1-like, with translation MLKECNMDPNETAQKLLYLDTFHEVKRKRDRRKVVTQRRGSRGGGNRYSSAGRTGRRPNVSMGRDSKSFVAVEQKERNSYTSAAYNGSPIHEWNSQIAEQNIKGAAKETKSVCDGTSKRLQSLRAISVKHIANIDPGPTPTSTPTIASTARTPGGNLKPKCNQVGNSVGLYSSATDPVLVPSLNPRNPASVGIIQRETGNPRNASEISASLLEDSKMSGVHNATFSQGSVGMTSETQPVEYEGVGSSQSESTRLPSSTTRPTAADAKGHQETCLVQPDNTPSKGMSEAEVVSSETNLHSLSTVEDPSPDITTSEVDAKLHSARHSVIFPNNLYVPEAFKNSIMFGSLESSLQESNGSSPTDASNGIDIEVSKEPSVIPQSSSSVSGCSNYLDRPPAPPHVLVDIKPSQENAVSLRYGQSKEEILQPVGGSHNPPATSDYGLKLVPPAVQLETQACYGGNSVVLSTSSTPTMTQPRGIPQGSIAAVSQPQIYPYLRQTYPANYIPYNPYYSQLYMPPQHAHQLLSHSGFPHQPSAGNIYMPPTSAAPGAKLPVPPPSYKPGNMTHYGISSGYSSYGTSGLGYGSTGAHDNSGTELKDKNMYSTIKQNEDMHVLHDPSGVQTNMVYNVPQAYQAAGRSSFGGIYHQSMAGPRSVHQPQQATGEVALTSYSSQPQQQLLPLPQHYGQMNRRENV